The region GGGTTCGCTCTGAACATCCTGTTTCCAAATTCAAGAAGAGCCGCCGGGACACTCTCCGGCGGCTTTTTTTATTCAAGTTCCGCGATTGTGCCCGACCGCCCCGTGGTGACCTTTCGGAGTACCTTCGTTTGTGAGGCAACGGGAGTTGTTGGAACGATCCTTGAAAAATTTCCGGTGTCGGCTTGAATGCGGCGCCACGTGATTCATTCCGCTTATCCCTCCAAGGGGATCTCCAGACCGATCAGCCAGTCATGATACGCAATCCCAATGCCCGGCAGGGTTCTTTCCCGACAACCGCTTGGTCCGCGATACAACTTCTCAAGGAGGATGACCAGGCCGCAAGGGATGAGGCGCTGGCTTCCCTGTGCGAAACCTACTGGCAGCCCGTATTCCACTTTCTCCGGGGCATGGGCCGCAGCCATGAGGATGCTGAGGATCTGGCCCAGGGATTCTTCGCCATGCTTCTGCGCAAGGACGCCCTTTCACGCGCCGATCCCGGGAAAGGCAGGCTGCGATCCTACCTGCTCAAATGTCTGAAGCGTTTCCTGAACGATCACCACGACCGGGAAACAGCGGCAAAACGCGGGGGAAGCCCGCCGCCACCAGAGCACGGAGATGGCCGACACTTCTGGCATTCCGAAGGCATGGAGTTCCTGCCGCCGGATCGGGAATACGATCGCAACTGGGCCTTGAGCACCTTGGATGCGGCGCTCATGCAACTGGGCGGGAATTTCCGAAAACGATTCCCCGGCTTGGACGAGGCTCTTTTCGACGCCCTGCTCCCGCATCTGGATTCCCGTTCCGGACCTGCCGCATCCTTTGAATCTCTCGCC is a window of Luteolibacter yonseiensis DNA encoding:
- a CDS encoding RNA polymerase sigma factor; this translates as MIRNPNARQGSFPTTAWSAIQLLKEDDQAARDEALASLCETYWQPVFHFLRGMGRSHEDAEDLAQGFFAMLLRKDALSRADPGKGRLRSYLLKCLKRFLNDHHDRETAAKRGGSPPPPEHGDGRHFWHSEGMEFLPPDREYDRNWALSTLDAALMQLGGNFRKRFPGLDEALFDALLPHLDSRSGPAASFESLAGRFGMSADTLRSHVHRLRKKLPEAVIIQVKTTLADPTPEEIREELAALREYL